The [Actinobacillus] rossii genome contains a region encoding:
- the sdaC gene encoding serine transporter produces the protein MSMISQSRSTNNSPSISNKWNKFDITWVFNLFGTAVGAGVLFLPINAGMGGFWPLVIMAMIIIPMTYLAHRGLARFVLSSSKPGSNITEVVEEHFGRKAGILITLLYFFAIFPILLIYGNGITNTVDSFIVNQLGMASPNRAILSLVLIASLIGVMLLNEKVMLKITEYLVYPLVFILFALSIYLIPEWNTAAISEYPTLSGCLKTLWITIPVLVFSFNHSPEISAFSLSQQREYKDFELTEKHASRTLKGTATVLLCFVMFFVFSCVLTLSPAELAAAKTQNISILSFLANKFDNPYISYFGPFVAFLAITSSFFGHYLGAKEGLEGLFLKLRNDKTPISTRKLNYGAAIFFLLTLWGVAIINPSILGLIESLGGPIIAMILFIMPMYAIAKVPAMKRYQGKLSNVFVTVMGLIAISAVVYGLF, from the coding sequence ATAAATGGAATAAATTTGATATCACTTGGGTGTTCAATTTATTTGGTACCGCAGTTGGTGCAGGCGTTCTTTTTTTACCAATTAATGCAGGAATGGGAGGCTTTTGGCCGTTAGTTATTATGGCTATGATTATCATACCTATGACTTATCTTGCTCACCGTGGTCTCGCACGTTTTGTGTTGTCTTCAAGTAAACCGGGTAGCAATATTACCGAAGTAGTAGAAGAACATTTTGGTCGTAAAGCCGGTATTTTAATTACATTACTTTATTTCTTCGCTATTTTCCCTATTCTTCTCATTTATGGAAATGGTATTACTAATACTGTCGATTCATTTATTGTTAATCAGCTTGGAATGGCATCGCCAAATCGTGCAATCTTATCTTTAGTTTTAATTGCCTCTTTAATTGGCGTGATGTTATTAAATGAAAAAGTTATGCTAAAAATCACAGAATATTTGGTTTATCCATTGGTTTTCATTTTATTTGCGCTGTCGATTTATTTAATTCCAGAATGGAATACCGCAGCCATTTCTGAATACCCAACGTTATCTGGTTGCTTAAAAACATTGTGGATTACGATCCCTGTGTTAGTTTTCTCATTTAATCATTCACCTGAAATTTCGGCTTTCAGTTTGTCACAACAACGTGAATATAAAGATTTTGAATTAACAGAAAAGCATGCTAGTCGCACGTTAAAAGGAACGGCAACAGTATTACTTTGCTTTGTGATGTTCTTTGTTTTCAGTTGCGTATTAACGCTTTCTCCTGCAGAATTAGCCGCGGCTAAAACGCAGAATATTAGTATTCTATCTTTCTTAGCGAATAAGTTTGATAATCCGTATATTTCTTATTTTGGTCCATTCGTGGCATTTTTAGCGATTACGAGTTCATTCTTTGGACATTATCTTGGTGCTAAAGAAGGTTTAGAAGGATTATTTTTAAAACTCCGTAACGATAAAACACCTATTTCAACGCGTAAATTGAACTATGGTGCAGCTATCTTTTTCTTACTTACGCTTTGGGGAGTAGCAATTATCAATCCAAGTATTTTAGGGTTAATTGAGTCTTTAGGTGGACCAATCATTGCGATGATCTTATTTATTATGCCGATGTATGCGATTGCTAAAGTACCCGCGATGAAACGTTACCAAGGCAAATTAAGTAATGTATTTGTCACAGTAATGGGTTTAATTGCAATTTCAGCAGTGGTTTACGGTTTATTTTAA
- the yceG gene encoding aminodeoxychorismate lyase: protein MKKAFSFCFLLIVSIAGAAFGGYQQIQQFVHQPVSVQPDQLLTLERGTTGKKLADLLEQEKIIDNAQWLPWVLKLQSQFNNVKAGTYSLNGIKTVGDLLTVLNNGKEVQFSLRFGEGETWKLVKKSLENAPHLKRQLTDKTEAELLKQFNLPENAQHKLEGWIYPDTYNYVPNSSDEELLKRAISKMTRTLDKAWDERDSNLPLANKYEMLILASIVEKESGVQVERGKIASVFINRLKAKIRLQTDPTVIYGMGDNYNGNIRKKDLEQPTLYNTYTIDGLPPTPIANPSESAIMAVAHPEKTDFLYFVADGSGGHKFSRNLTEHNRAVQEYLHWYRDNKK, encoded by the coding sequence ATGAAAAAAGCCTTCTCTTTCTGTTTTCTCTTAATTGTGAGCATCGCAGGTGCTGCTTTTGGGGGCTATCAGCAAATCCAACAATTTGTTCACCAACCTGTTTCTGTACAACCAGATCAACTCCTTACTTTAGAGCGAGGAACGACAGGTAAAAAACTGGCGGATTTGTTAGAACAAGAAAAAATTATTGATAATGCCCAGTGGCTGCCTTGGGTATTAAAACTGCAATCTCAATTTAATAATGTCAAAGCAGGCACTTATTCACTTAACGGTATAAAAACTGTGGGCGATTTACTTACAGTGTTAAACAATGGTAAAGAAGTGCAATTTAGTCTTCGTTTTGGTGAAGGGGAAACGTGGAAACTCGTGAAAAAATCCCTTGAAAATGCACCGCACTTAAAACGTCAGCTGACGGATAAAACAGAAGCCGAATTGCTTAAACAATTTAATTTGCCCGAAAATGCACAACATAAATTAGAAGGCTGGATTTACCCGGATACGTATAATTATGTGCCGAACTCCAGCGATGAAGAATTGTTAAAACGAGCAATTTCTAAAATGACGAGAACGCTGGATAAAGCTTGGGATGAACGAGATTCGAATTTACCCTTGGCAAACAAATACGAAATGTTGATTTTGGCATCTATTGTGGAGAAAGAAAGCGGTGTGCAAGTAGAACGTGGAAAAATTGCTTCCGTATTTATTAATCGATTAAAAGCTAAAATTCGTTTACAAACGGATCCAACGGTCATTTATGGTATGGGCGATAATTATAATGGCAATATCCGTAAAAAAGATTTAGAGCAGCCAACGCTATATAATACTTATACCATTGATGGTTTGCCGCCAACGCCAATTGCTAACCCAAGCGAAAGTGCGATTATGGCAGTGGCACACCCTGAAAAAACGGATTTTCTGTATTTTGTGGCTGACGGTTCTGGTGGGCATAAATTCAGTCGCAATTTAACTGAACATAATCGTGCAGTGCAAGAATATTTGCATTGGTATCGTGACAATAAGAAATAA
- the tmk gene encoding thymidylate kinase → MNGKFIVLEGLEGAGKTTAFNTVVTQLKELGITDLVFTREPGGTPLAEKLRHLIKHETEEPVTDKAELLMLYAARIQLVENVIKPALAQGKWVIGDRHDLSSQAYQGGGRQLDREFMMTLKSSVLGDFEPDFTLYLDIDPALGLSRARGRGELDRIEQAGLDFFHRARARYLELVEKNPKAVTINAGQNIEQVTADIQRAVKQFVDSVEKRT, encoded by the coding sequence ATGAACGGAAAATTTATTGTTCTAGAAGGTTTGGAAGGCGCAGGGAAAACCACTGCATTTAACACGGTAGTCACTCAACTTAAAGAACTAGGTATTACAGATCTTGTGTTTACACGTGAACCTGGTGGTACGCCATTGGCAGAAAAATTGCGTCATTTAATCAAACATGAAACAGAAGAACCGGTGACAGATAAAGCCGAATTGTTAATGCTTTATGCCGCACGTATTCAACTTGTCGAGAATGTGATTAAACCTGCGCTTGCTCAAGGTAAATGGGTTATTGGTGATCGCCATGATTTGTCATCGCAAGCTTACCAAGGTGGTGGAAGACAACTTGATCGCGAATTTATGATGACGCTGAAAAGCAGCGTATTAGGAGATTTCGAGCCTGATTTTACGCTTTATTTAGATATTGATCCTGCCTTAGGTCTCTCGCGCGCGCGTGGACGTGGTGAATTAGATCGTATTGAACAAGCGGGTTTAGATTTCTTTCATCGGGCTCGTGCACGTTACTTGGAATTAGTGGAAAAAAATCCCAAAGCGGTGACGATTAATGCAGGGCAAAATATTGAGCAAGTGACCGCCGACATTCAACGTGCGGTTAAACAATTTGTTGATTCTGTAGAAAAACGTACGTAA
- the serA gene encoding D-3-phosphoglycerate dehydrogenase — protein sequence MAKVSLDKSKIKFLLLEGVHQNALDVLHDAGYTNIEYHKKALDPEELKEAIKDAHFVGLRSRTNLTADILEHANKLIAVGCFCIGTNQVDLVAAKEKGIPVFNAPYSNTRSVAELVLAEIILLMRQIPKANAEVHRGEWNKSAVGSHEVRGKKLGIVGYGHIGSQLSIIAESLGMKVYFYDVETKLPLGNAQQVNTLEELLSSCDVISLHVPESPSTKNLMSAERIAQLKQGSILVNAARGTVVDIDALAVALETGKIRGAAVDVFPVEPASADEIFESPLRKFDNVLLTPHIGGSTVEAQENIGTEVALKFVKYSDNGSTLSAVNFPEVSLPEHATGTAKRLLHIHRNKPGILNKINQVFVNANVNIAAQFLQTDPSIGYVVIDVESDNIDELLTQLKEIDGTIRARLLY from the coding sequence ATGGCTAAAGTATCTCTTGATAAATCTAAGATTAAATTCTTATTATTAGAAGGCGTACATCAAAACGCGCTTGATGTTTTGCATGATGCGGGTTACACCAACATTGAATATCACAAAAAAGCCTTAGATCCAGAAGAATTGAAAGAGGCGATTAAAGACGCGCATTTTGTCGGCTTGCGTTCACGTACTAATTTAACGGCAGATATTTTAGAACATGCGAATAAACTTATCGCGGTAGGCTGTTTCTGTATTGGTACTAATCAGGTCGATTTAGTTGCTGCGAAAGAAAAAGGTATTCCAGTTTTCAATGCGCCTTATTCAAATACGCGTTCAGTGGCTGAATTAGTATTAGCTGAAATCATTTTATTAATGCGCCAAATTCCAAAAGCCAATGCAGAAGTACATCGTGGTGAATGGAATAAATCAGCCGTCGGTTCGCACGAAGTTCGCGGTAAAAAATTAGGGATCGTGGGATATGGTCATATCGGTTCGCAATTAAGTATTATTGCGGAATCTTTAGGGATGAAAGTGTATTTCTATGATGTGGAAACCAAATTGCCGTTAGGTAATGCACAGCAAGTGAATACACTTGAAGAACTATTGAGCTCATGTGATGTAATCTCATTACATGTACCAGAAAGTCCATCAACTAAAAATCTAATGAGTGCAGAGCGTATTGCACAGTTAAAACAAGGCAGCATTTTAGTGAATGCAGCACGTGGTACGGTCGTCGATATTGATGCGTTAGCTGTTGCACTGGAAACGGGTAAAATTCGTGGCGCGGCAGTTGACGTATTCCCTGTGGAACCTGCGTCTGCAGATGAAATTTTTGAATCACCATTACGTAAATTCGATAACGTGTTGTTAACACCGCATATTGGTGGTTCAACTGTTGAGGCGCAAGAAAATATCGGTACAGAAGTGGCGTTGAAATTTGTGAAATATTCGGATAATGGTTCAACACTTTCTGCTGTGAACTTCCCTGAAGTATCACTACCGGAACATGCAACGGGGACAGCGAAACGCTTGTTACATATTCACCGTAACAAACCGGGTATTTTGAATAAGATCAACCAAGTGTTTGTTAACGCAAATGTGAATATTGCTGCTCAGTTTTTACAAACTGACCCGTCTATTGGTTATGTAGTGATTGACGTGGAATCCGATAACATTGATGAATTATTGACTCAATTAAAAGAAATTGACGGTACGATTCGTGCGCGTTTATTGTATTAA
- the holB gene encoding DNA polymerase III subunit delta', producing the protein MTALYPWLVPTYDKITMAFSQGHGHHALLFKADLGLGAEKLVNAVAAFLFCQESQKPCGHCHHCYLFHAGNHPDFHLLAPIDNKDIGVDQVREINEKVNQHAQQGGNKVVLVQGAERLTEAAANALLKTLEEPRPNTYFLLQTDLSSSLIATIYSRCQTWLVNVPTLGSAQTWMQSQCNDEITEIHTALRINYGRPLQALATLEQGLIEKRREFLRAFWVFYLRRSPLEVLPLFDKELVHQQLDWLNSFLFDALKNKLGIRTGWICQDLAKGVQQFSEKQTAQGLLKANQIIQKVRSDLTQINAVNQELILLDGLTQLVTDVFENEPAH; encoded by the coding sequence ATGACCGCACTTTATCCTTGGCTTGTTCCGACTTACGACAAAATTACGATGGCTTTTTCACAAGGTCATGGTCATCATGCTTTGTTATTTAAGGCAGATTTGGGGCTGGGCGCAGAAAAATTAGTGAATGCTGTTGCCGCATTTTTATTTTGTCAGGAAAGCCAAAAGCCTTGTGGACATTGTCATCACTGTTATTTATTTCACGCGGGCAATCACCCCGATTTTCATTTGCTTGCGCCCATTGATAACAAAGATATTGGCGTCGATCAGGTTCGTGAAATCAATGAAAAAGTGAATCAACATGCGCAACAAGGCGGCAATAAAGTCGTGTTGGTGCAAGGAGCGGAACGGCTCACAGAAGCGGCCGCCAATGCGTTGCTTAAAACTTTGGAAGAACCACGCCCTAACACGTATTTTTTATTGCAAACAGATTTATCGTCGTCATTGATCGCGACGATTTACAGCCGCTGTCAAACTTGGCTCGTAAATGTGCCTACGTTGGGAAGTGCACAAACTTGGATGCAATCTCAATGTAATGATGAAATCACTGAAATTCACACCGCACTTCGTATTAATTATGGTCGTCCGTTACAAGCGTTAGCGACGCTTGAACAAGGGCTCATTGAAAAACGTCGTGAGTTCTTACGTGCCTTTTGGGTATTTTATTTGCGCCGTTCACCCTTGGAAGTATTACCGCTTTTTGATAAAGAATTGGTTCATCAACAATTAGATTGGCTAAACAGTTTTTTATTTGATGCCCTAAAAAATAAGCTCGGTATTCGAACCGGTTGGATATGCCAAGATCTCGCTAAAGGTGTGCAGCAGTTTAGTGAAAAACAAACCGCACAGGGTTTACTGAAAGCCAATCAGATTATTCAAAAAGTGCGGTCAGATTTAACGCAAATTAATGCCGTCAACCAAGAATTGATTTTGTTAGATGGATTAACACAGTTAGTGACCGATGTCTTTGAGAATGAGCCTGCTCATTGA
- the ycfH gene encoding TatD family hydrolase, producing MFIVDSHCHLDALDYEKLHENVDAVVEKARLRGVRHLLNIGVTLSRFEKQCEMLAHLDNVSLACGVHPLDLDEEPYDHERLLALAAHSKVVAIGEIGLDYYYSSENKTLQQSIFAQQIQAANELNKPVIIHTRDAGDDTIALLRENRAEKCGGVIHCFTETMEFAEKALDLGFYISCSGIVTFKNAEDLREVIRQVPLDRLLVETDSPYLAPVPFRGKENQPAFTREVCEYVATLKGITPQEFAKVTTENFERLFKISVK from the coding sequence ATGTTTATTGTAGATAGCCATTGTCATTTAGATGCATTGGATTATGAAAAACTTCACGAAAATGTTGATGCGGTAGTAGAAAAAGCGCGTTTGCGTGGTGTGCGTCATTTATTGAATATTGGTGTAACATTAAGTCGCTTTGAAAAACAATGTGAGATGTTAGCGCATTTAGATAATGTTTCTTTGGCTTGTGGTGTTCATCCATTAGATTTAGATGAAGAGCCTTATGACCATGAGCGTTTATTGGCATTAGCAGCGCATTCCAAAGTTGTGGCAATTGGTGAGATTGGGCTAGATTATTATTACAGCTCAGAGAATAAAACGTTACAGCAATCTATCTTTGCTCAACAGATTCAAGCGGCAAATGAGCTGAATAAGCCAGTGATTATTCATACGCGCGATGCAGGTGATGATACGATAGCATTGTTACGTGAAAATCGGGCTGAAAAATGCGGCGGAGTAATTCACTGCTTCACGGAAACGATGGAATTCGCGGAAAAAGCATTAGATTTAGGGTTTTATATTTCTTGTTCCGGCATTGTGACGTTTAAAAATGCTGAAGATTTGCGCGAAGTTATTCGCCAGGTGCCATTAGATCGTTTGTTAGTCGAAACTGACAGCCCCTATTTAGCACCGGTGCCGTTTCGTGGTAAAGAAAATCAACCTGCGTTTACACGTGAAGTATGCGAATATGTGGCGACCTTAAAAGGGATAACGCCGCAAGAGTTTGCGAAAGTAACAACGGAAAATTTTGAGCGTTTGTTCAAAATTAGCGTAAAATAG
- the sdaA gene encoding L-serine dehydratase, translated as MISVFDMFKIGIGPSSSHTVGPMCAGKQFLDDLIERDLLTQAKHIQVDVYGSLSMTGRGHRTDIAIVMGLAGFSPNNVDIGNIPTFINTVKSTALLPLVDGAMMAQFDFDRDLIFNQNFLPLHENGMRIRAFNGNELIYEQTYYSIGGGFIATEDELQAKGEQTNQSDEKVPFPYKTAADILHYCEENALPFSTIMLENEKVLHGKLETETYLASIWQTMSECIHHGLKTEGVLPGPLKVARRAPGLYRMLQSHASLSNDPMGIIDWVNLFALAVSEENAAGGRVVTAPTNGACGIVPAVLAYYDKFISSLNTENVERYLLACGMIGSLYKMNASISGAEVGCQGEVGVACSMAAAGLTEIMGGSPTQVCIAAEIAMEHNLGLTCDPVGGQVQVPCIERNAIAAVKAINASRMALRRTSSPRVSLDKVIETMYETGKDMNTKYRETSQGGLAIKVTCS; from the coding sequence ATGATTAGTGTATTTGATATGTTCAAAATTGGCATTGGCCCGTCGAGTTCACATACAGTAGGACCGATGTGTGCAGGAAAACAATTTTTGGACGATTTAATCGAACGCGATTTATTAACACAAGCCAAACATATTCAAGTCGATGTTTATGGCTCGTTATCGATGACGGGGCGTGGACACCGCACTGATATTGCGATTGTGATGGGGTTGGCCGGATTTTCTCCGAATAATGTAGATATTGGCAATATTCCTACATTTATAAATACAGTAAAATCGACCGCACTTTTGCCTTTAGTTGATGGTGCTATGATGGCGCAATTTGATTTTGACCGCGATCTGATTTTTAACCAAAATTTTTTGCCGTTGCATGAAAATGGAATGCGTATTCGTGCATTTAACGGTAACGAATTAATTTATGAGCAAACCTATTATTCTATTGGTGGTGGATTTATCGCAACGGAAGATGAATTGCAGGCGAAAGGGGAGCAAACTAACCAATCGGATGAAAAAGTGCCATTCCCTTATAAAACGGCTGCTGATATTCTGCACTATTGTGAAGAAAATGCGTTACCATTTTCTACAATTATGTTGGAAAACGAAAAAGTATTGCATGGTAAGCTAGAAACCGAAACTTATTTGGCATCTATATGGCAAACTATGAGTGAATGCATTCATCATGGATTAAAAACAGAAGGTGTCTTACCTGGCCCATTAAAAGTGGCACGCCGTGCTCCAGGACTTTACCGTATGTTGCAATCTCATGCGAGTTTATCTAATGATCCAATGGGGATTATTGATTGGGTAAATTTATTTGCGCTTGCGGTAAGTGAGGAAAATGCGGCAGGTGGACGTGTTGTTACTGCGCCGACTAATGGTGCATGTGGTATTGTGCCAGCTGTTTTGGCGTATTATGATAAATTCATTTCATCTCTAAATACAGAAAATGTTGAACGTTATCTTTTGGCCTGTGGCATGATCGGCTCATTGTATAAAATGAACGCTTCTATTTCTGGCGCAGAAGTAGGCTGTCAAGGTGAAGTAGGTGTGGCTTGTTCTATGGCGGCGGCGGGGTTAACTGAAATTATGGGCGGCAGTCCTACTCAAGTTTGCATCGCTGCAGAAATTGCGATGGAGCATAATTTAGGATTAACCTGCGATCCTGTTGGTGGACAAGTGCAAGTGCCTTGTATTGAACGTAATGCCATTGCAGCAGTTAAAGCGATTAATGCGAGTCGTATGGCGTTACGACGAACATCAAGTCCGAGGGTTTCATTGGATAAGGTGATCGAAACTATGTACGAAACAGGGAAAGATATGAATACAAAATATCGCGAAACATCACAAGGCGGATTAGCGATAAAAGTAACCTGTAGTTAA
- a CDS encoding Protein of uncharacterised function (DUF1523), with product MRKFIKYFLIIVVVLFHAVLFAGIHFVFPHYETTHVTGVEVKRVDKDGPITKSNPEDGPTRDVYYIYTQRADEAKPTVYRNEDTRWGFPFYFKFDSAVQQARASGFAQNKKMVEVKYYGWNIVMFNEFRNVISMQEVDEEQGSHPILSWVFYALGLLTMFFSIQFIRGWFDSEA from the coding sequence ATGCGTAAATTTATTAAATATTTTCTGATTATCGTGGTGGTGTTATTCCATGCGGTGTTGTTTGCTGGAATTCATTTTGTGTTTCCACATTATGAGACGACGCATGTAACAGGTGTGGAAGTAAAACGTGTCGATAAAGACGGTCCGATTACGAAATCAAATCCAGAAGATGGTCCAACACGAGATGTTTATTACATTTATACTCAACGTGCAGATGAAGCGAAACCAACGGTGTATCGTAATGAAGATACGCGTTGGGGATTCCCCTTCTATTTCAAATTTGATTCAGCAGTGCAACAAGCGCGCGCATCAGGGTTTGCGCAAAATAAAAAAATGGTGGAAGTGAAGTATTACGGTTGGAATATCGTGATGTTTAATGAATTCCGCAATGTTATTTCCATGCAAGAAGTCGATGAAGAACAGGGTTCACATCCAATTTTAAGCTGGGTTTTCTATGCGCTTGGTTTGCTCACTATGTTCTTCAGTATTCAGTTTATTCGTGGTTGGTTTGATAGCGAGGCGTAA
- the rpiA gene encoding ribose-5-phosphate isomerase A: protein MDQLEMKKLAAQEALKFVKPDTIVGVGSGSTVNCFIEALGTLRDEIKGAVAASKASEELLRKQGIEVFSANDVSSLDIYVDGADEINPQKMMIKGGGAALTREKIVASLAKQFICIVDSSKLVDVLGSTFPLPVEVIPMARSQVARKLVSLGGSPEWREGVITDNGNVILDVHNFTIMNPIEMEKELNNVAGVVTNGIFALNAAHTVIVGTPEGAKVIR from the coding sequence ATGGATCAACTTGAGATGAAAAAATTGGCAGCGCAAGAAGCGTTGAAATTTGTAAAACCGGACACGATTGTAGGGGTCGGAAGTGGTTCCACTGTGAATTGCTTTATTGAGGCTTTGGGGACGCTGCGTGATGAAATTAAAGGTGCCGTAGCAGCTTCAAAGGCCTCGGAAGAGTTATTACGTAAACAGGGCATTGAAGTCTTTAGCGCAAACGACGTTTCAAGTTTAGATATTTATGTAGATGGCGCGGATGAAATCAATCCGCAAAAAATGATGATTAAAGGTGGTGGTGCTGCATTAACCCGTGAAAAAATAGTCGCATCACTAGCAAAACAGTTTATTTGTATCGTTGACAGCTCAAAATTAGTTGATGTGTTGGGCTCTACTTTCCCATTACCCGTGGAAGTGATTCCAATGGCACGTTCGCAAGTGGCGCGTAAGTTAGTCTCATTAGGTGGCTCACCAGAATGGCGCGAAGGCGTGATTACGGATAATGGCAATGTCATTTTGGATGTACATAATTTTACAATTATGAATCCGATTGAAATGGAAAAAGAATTGAATAACGTAGCAGGCGTTGTGACTAACGGCATTTTTGCCTTGAACGCAGCACATACGGTGATTGTCGGTACGCCTGAAGGTGCAAAAGTCATTCGATAA
- the corC_3 gene encoding magnesium and cobalt efflux protein, protein MGWLEPILIILILIAISAVVSSAEISLAGARKLKLQAMVNEGNQKAEQVLRLQEKPGRFITVVQIALNMVAVLAGMLGESALTPYIAHALQSYVSENMLESVASWSAFALVTFSFILIADLIPKRIAMTYPETVALKTVKIMQACIFLLSPLVWIFDSIANGIFRLFRISTVREESMTSEDIVAVVEAGAESGVLKAQEHYLIENIFDMQARTVTSTMTTRENIVFLDRTFDREKVLETLGSDSHSKLPICDGSLDKILGYVESHELLTMYLKGDSKVSLTDSRLLRKPLFIPDTLSLYEVLELFKSAGEDFAVIVNEYALVVGIVTLNDVMSIVMGELVSSEEEQIVRRDETSWLIDGATPLEDVMRALDIEEFPEWENYETIAGFMMYMLRKIPKKTDFVLYDKYKFEIIDTDNFKIDQLMVSLRKDLENI, encoded by the coding sequence ATGGGATGGCTTGAACCGATTTTGATTATTTTGATTTTAATTGCGATAAGTGCGGTCGTTTCTTCGGCAGAAATTTCTTTGGCTGGCGCGCGTAAATTGAAATTGCAAGCCATGGTCAATGAAGGGAATCAAAAAGCCGAACAAGTCTTGCGTTTACAAGAAAAACCAGGGCGTTTTATCACGGTTGTACAGATTGCATTGAATATGGTGGCAGTACTCGCTGGTATGTTGGGCGAAAGTGCGTTAACGCCTTATATTGCTCATGCTCTGCAATCTTATGTGTCTGAAAATATGTTAGAGAGTGTGGCGTCTTGGTCGGCGTTCGCACTAGTGACTTTTTCATTTATTTTAATCGCCGATCTCATCCCCAAACGTATCGCAATGACTTATCCTGAAACAGTCGCGCTAAAAACGGTAAAGATTATGCAAGCGTGCATTTTCTTGTTAAGTCCGCTGGTTTGGATATTTGATAGCATTGCCAATGGGATTTTCCGCTTATTCCGAATTTCTACGGTGCGTGAAGAAAGTATGACATCGGAAGACATTGTTGCCGTTGTTGAAGCGGGAGCGGAATCTGGTGTACTAAAAGCACAAGAACATTATTTGATCGAAAATATTTTCGATATGCAAGCACGTACTGTGACATCGACGATGACGACACGCGAAAATATCGTTTTTTTAGACCGCACTTTTGATCGTGAAAAAGTCCTAGAAACGCTTGGTTCCGATAGCCATTCAAAATTACCTATTTGCGACGGCAGTTTAGATAAGATCTTAGGTTATGTGGAATCTCACGAGTTGCTGACGATGTATCTGAAAGGCGACAGTAAAGTGTCACTCACGGATAGCCGTTTGTTACGTAAGCCATTATTTATTCCTGATACGCTTTCGCTTTATGAGGTGTTGGAGTTGTTCAAATCAGCGGGCGAAGATTTTGCGGTTATCGTTAATGAATATGCATTAGTGGTGGGCATTGTAACGCTCAATGATGTGATGAGCATTGTGATGGGCGAATTAGTTTCCAGCGAAGAAGAACAAATTGTACGTCGAGATGAAACATCTTGGTTAATTGATGGCGCGACGCCACTTGAAGATGTGATGCGCGCGTTGGATATTGAAGAATTCCCTGAATGGGAAAATTACGAAACTATCGCGGGTTTTATGATGTATATGTTACGTAAAATTCCGAAGAAAACCGATTTTGTACTTTACGACAAATACAAATTTGAAATTATTGACACAGATAATTTTAAAATAGACCAATTGATGGTGTCTCTACGTAAAGATTTAGAAAATATTTAA